Proteins encoded within one genomic window of Egicoccus sp. AB-alg2:
- a CDS encoding DUF1015 family protein, translated as MAKLLPFTGHVVADHGAHAVVAPPYDALTPAQRTAMAAADPRSFLNVLPPAGPEAHADLEHTLHACRRNLDRLLQDGHFQAIPRPTLVVVALGAGADRVIAIVGDLEVSGFGAPGEAAEILPHERVDGDRVAQLVRYLEVVGVASSPVALTHRPHPAVTAAAAAIVADAPDVAFRGDDGMDVALWLVTDPARQADLVAAVDAAGRLFVADGHHRAAAVAAHEPGTGRVLSALLPADQLRVLPFHRRVHGLGEPLADMVLDRLRDRGLVPQPLPGAAAPDGPGRVHLVVAGTWWALDLRDRAVTDDPVEALDVRLAEREIVAPLLAATTGEAGAAGATVPVPAPQGLAALEVPDAVGIALAPPDVEQVLRVAEAGATMPPKTTYVLPKLRSGMLVVPR; from the coding sequence GTGGCCAAGCTGTTGCCCTTCACGGGCCACGTCGTCGCGGACCACGGCGCGCACGCGGTCGTCGCCCCGCCCTACGACGCGCTCACGCCGGCGCAGCGCACGGCCATGGCCGCCGCCGACCCGCGCAGCTTCCTCAACGTGCTGCCACCGGCCGGCCCCGAGGCGCACGCCGACCTCGAGCACACCCTCCACGCCTGCCGCCGCAACCTCGACCGGCTGCTCCAGGACGGTCACTTCCAGGCCATCCCGCGACCGACCCTGGTCGTCGTGGCGCTGGGCGCCGGCGCGGACCGGGTCATCGCGATCGTCGGCGACCTCGAGGTGTCCGGCTTCGGCGCCCCCGGCGAGGCGGCGGAGATCCTGCCCCACGAACGCGTCGACGGCGACCGCGTCGCGCAGCTCGTGCGCTACCTCGAGGTGGTGGGGGTCGCCTCCAGCCCCGTCGCCCTCACCCACCGGCCGCACCCGGCCGTCACGGCCGCAGCGGCGGCGATCGTCGCCGACGCCCCGGACGTCGCGTTCCGCGGTGACGACGGGATGGACGTGGCGCTGTGGCTGGTGACCGACCCCGCTCGGCAGGCCGACCTGGTCGCCGCGGTCGACGCCGCCGGCCGACTGTTCGTCGCCGACGGCCATCACCGCGCGGCGGCCGTCGCCGCGCACGAGCCGGGCACCGGCCGGGTGCTGTCCGCCCTGCTGCCGGCCGACCAACTACGCGTCCTGCCCTTCCACCGGCGGGTGCACGGTCTGGGCGAGCCCCTCGCCGACATGGTCCTGGACCGGCTGCGCGACCGCGGGCTGGTTCCGCAACCGCTGCCGGGCGCGGCTGCGCCGGACGGGCCCGGTCGCGTCCACCTCGTCGTCGCCGGCACCTGGTGGGCGCTGGACCTGCGCGACCGGGCCGTCACCGACGACCCGGTCGAGGCCCTGGACGTCCGTCTCGCCGAGCGGGAGATCGTGGCCCCGCTGCTCGCCGCCACGACCGGCGAGGCCGGCGCGGCCGGCGCGACCGTGCCGGTCCCGGCGCCGCAGGGGCTCGCGGCGCTGGAGGTCCCCGACGCCGTCGGCATCGCGCTGGCACCACCCGACGTCGAGCAGGTCCTCCGGGTGGCCGAGGCGGGCGCGACCATGCCACCGAAGACCACCTACGTGCTGCCGAAGCTGCGCAGCGGGATGCTGGTCGTCCCCCGCTGA
- a CDS encoding DEAD/DEAH box helicase yields the protein MRRSLRLRRWQKEALDRFEKTTRRDFLAVATPGAGKTTFALTAGVRDLAGHPHRRLVVVAPTQHLKHQWAEAASNFGVHLEPEWASSDPFPHDMHGVVVTYQQVAAQPRPLRGPSDDAFVILDEIHHAGTERAWGDGVFEAFELAARRLSLSGTPFRSDQNPIPFVDYDFEEAVADYVYGYGEALKDGGVVRPVFFPRINGHMEWSTPDGTIVSATFDDRLDRTLASQRLRTALSPDGEWLPTVLEQAHTQLLRLRETHPDAGGLVIAMDVDHARAIQKLLKAKQGVEAVVATSDDPQASERIAEFAASRDPWIVAVRMVSEGVDVPRLRVGVYATNTVTELFFRQAVGRLVRWSGNLRRQKAFMFIPDDFRLRTFAAQIADQRTHSLKRREDEGDQDPVELLDQLPPDGEDQLSLFAAISATAVVDHDPSSIFDDHHPEDLVHDPAHEDLALEIELAPPPPRVGDHGSADGTTLTVSRTQRKRELRQANTDRVRMLTHLTGLAPEVVNGQLNREAGIRSINQATIRDLERRLRAADRWIDRA from the coding sequence GTGCGCCGATCCCTGCGACTCCGCCGCTGGCAGAAGGAGGCGCTGGACCGGTTCGAGAAGACGACGCGGCGCGACTTCCTCGCCGTCGCGACGCCGGGCGCCGGGAAGACGACCTTCGCGCTGACCGCCGGGGTCCGCGACCTCGCCGGCCACCCGCACCGGCGGCTGGTCGTCGTCGCGCCCACACAGCACCTCAAGCACCAGTGGGCCGAGGCCGCGTCCAACTTCGGCGTCCACCTCGAGCCGGAGTGGGCCTCGTCCGACCCGTTCCCGCACGACATGCACGGCGTCGTCGTGACCTACCAGCAGGTCGCCGCCCAGCCACGACCGTTGCGCGGTCCGTCCGACGACGCCTTCGTCATCCTCGACGAGATCCACCACGCCGGCACCGAACGCGCCTGGGGCGACGGCGTGTTCGAGGCGTTCGAGCTCGCCGCCCGGCGCCTGTCGCTGTCCGGCACCCCCTTCCGCAGCGACCAGAACCCGATCCCGTTCGTCGACTACGACTTCGAGGAAGCCGTCGCCGACTACGTCTACGGCTACGGCGAGGCCCTCAAGGACGGCGGCGTCGTCCGGCCCGTGTTCTTCCCGCGCATCAACGGGCACATGGAGTGGTCCACGCCCGACGGCACGATCGTGTCCGCCACCTTCGACGACCGGCTCGACCGCACCCTCGCCTCGCAGCGGCTGCGCACCGCGCTGTCCCCCGACGGCGAGTGGCTGCCCACCGTCCTCGAGCAGGCGCACACGCAGCTGCTGCGCCTGCGCGAGACCCACCCGGACGCCGGCGGGCTCGTCATCGCCATGGACGTCGACCACGCCCGCGCGATCCAGAAGCTGCTCAAGGCCAAGCAGGGCGTCGAGGCGGTCGTGGCCACCTCCGACGACCCCCAGGCCAGCGAACGGATCGCCGAGTTCGCCGCCAGCCGCGACCCGTGGATCGTCGCGGTCCGCATGGTGTCCGAAGGCGTCGACGTCCCGCGCCTGCGCGTTGGCGTCTACGCGACCAACACGGTCACCGAGCTGTTCTTCCGCCAGGCCGTCGGCCGGCTCGTGCGCTGGTCCGGCAACCTGCGCCGGCAGAAGGCCTTCATGTTCATCCCGGACGACTTCCGGCTGCGGACCTTCGCGGCCCAGATCGCCGACCAGCGCACCCACAGCCTCAAGCGGCGCGAGGACGAGGGCGACCAGGACCCCGTCGAGCTGCTCGACCAGCTGCCGCCCGACGGCGAGGACCAGCTGTCGCTGTTCGCCGCGATCTCCGCCACCGCCGTCGTCGACCACGACCCGTCGTCGATCTTCGACGACCACCACCCCGAGGACCTCGTCCACGACCCGGCCCACGAGGACCTGGCGCTGGAGATCGAGCTCGCACCCCCACCGCCGCGGGTCGGCGACCATGGCAGCGCCGACGGGACCACGCTCACGGTCAGCCGCACCCAGCGCAAACGCGAACTGCGCCAGGCCAACACCGACCGCGTGCGCATGCTCACCCACCTCACCGGCCTCGCCCCCGAGGTCGTCAACGGGCAGCTCAACCGCGAGGCCGGGATCCGCTCGATCAACCAGGCCACCATCCGCGACCTCGAACGCCGGCTGCGCGCCGCCGACCGCTGGATCGACAGAGCCTGA
- a CDS encoding MerR family transcriptional regulator, translated as MYRIDELAARAGTTSRTIRAYQARGLLPPPQLKGRTGYYGDEHLHRLRLIDDLQARGFSLAAIRHTLDTWATGGDLGDLLGFEHLLTAPLTDEQPQRLHLDELRQRFPEAAEDPALLVRAADLGLVEFDADGEMATVPSPLLLEAGSELTRSGIPLAVVLDLVEQLRGDAATIARRFLDLVDQQLLLPLVEGRSDARDPHDVLASLQRLRPIAIEVVRPFVARALQDAIGQSLRAHAQILDARAEDPPGA; from the coding sequence ATGTACCGGATCGACGAACTCGCCGCCCGAGCGGGCACGACGTCCCGCACCATCCGCGCCTACCAGGCGCGGGGGTTGCTGCCGCCGCCGCAGTTGAAGGGCCGCACGGGCTACTACGGCGACGAGCACCTACACCGCCTGCGGCTGATCGACGACCTCCAGGCGCGCGGGTTTAGCCTGGCGGCCATCCGGCACACGCTGGACACGTGGGCGACCGGCGGGGACCTGGGCGACCTGCTCGGCTTCGAGCACCTGCTCACCGCCCCGCTGACCGACGAGCAGCCCCAGCGCCTGCACCTCGACGAACTGCGCCAGCGGTTCCCCGAGGCCGCCGAGGACCCGGCGCTGCTCGTCCGCGCCGCCGACCTCGGCCTGGTGGAGTTCGATGCCGACGGCGAGATGGCCACGGTGCCCTCGCCGCTGCTGCTCGAGGCCGGATCCGAGCTGACCCGCAGCGGCATCCCGCTCGCGGTCGTGCTCGACCTCGTCGAACAATTGCGCGGGGACGCTGCCACCATCGCCCGCCGCTTCCTCGACCTCGTCGACCAGCAGCTGCTACTGCCCCTGGTCGAGGGCCGGTCCGACGCCCGTGACCCGCACGACGTGCTCGCCTCGCTGCAGCGCCTCCGCCCGATCGCCATCGAGGTCGTCCGCCCGTTCGTCGCGCGGGCCCTGCAGGACGCGATCGGCCAGTCGCTGCGCGCCCACGCCCAGATCCTCGACGCCCGGGCAGAGGACCCGCCCGGCGCCTGA
- a CDS encoding flavin-containing monooxygenase has product MTTTHHHDVVVIGAGFSGLGAAVQLLRNGFDDLVVLDRGDDVGGTWRDNTYPGAACDVPSHVYSFSFAPNPDWSRSFSPQAEIHAYLRKIALEWGVLPRLRLRRTVTEARWDPTTARWHVTTDGGEAYVARVLVAAAGPLSEPSIPPIPGVNAFPGRVFHSARWDHDHDLTGRRVAVVGTGASAIQFTPHVARRATRTTVFQRTPAWIVPRADRDLTAAERWLFRNVPLIQRLARAGDYWLRESYVLGLALDPRLLAVAERAALRHLHTQVPDPALRTKLRPDYRLGCKRVLISNDFYPTLARPDVDLVASGLAEVRGSTVVAADGTRVEVDTIVFGTGFEVTRPPIARRIHAGDGRSLADAWAGGMRAYLGTQVAGFPNLFLLVGPNTGLGHNSIVFMAEAQIRYLVAAMHTMAESAVPAVDVRPDVEAAWDEQVQQRLAGTVWTTGGCASWYLDASGRNSTLWPRFTWQFRRRTGRFDLAEQRVVRPTPAPATLPRPAAPPVPAPAS; this is encoded by the coding sequence ATGACGACCACCCACCACCACGACGTCGTCGTCATCGGGGCCGGTTTCAGCGGCCTGGGCGCCGCGGTCCAGCTCCTGCGCAACGGGTTCGACGACCTGGTCGTGCTCGACCGCGGCGACGACGTCGGCGGCACGTGGCGCGACAACACCTACCCCGGCGCCGCCTGCGACGTCCCGAGCCACGTCTACTCGTTCTCCTTCGCCCCCAACCCGGACTGGTCGCGCAGCTTCTCGCCCCAGGCCGAGATCCACGCCTACCTGCGCAAGATCGCCCTGGAATGGGGTGTGCTTCCCCGGCTGCGGCTGCGCCGCACCGTGACCGAGGCCCGCTGGGACCCGACCACCGCCCGGTGGCACGTCACCACCGACGGCGGCGAGGCCTACGTCGCCCGGGTCCTGGTCGCCGCCGCGGGGCCGCTGTCGGAACCCTCGATACCGCCGATCCCCGGTGTGAACGCCTTCCCGGGCCGCGTGTTCCACTCCGCGCGCTGGGACCACGACCACGACCTGACCGGACGGCGCGTGGCCGTGGTCGGCACCGGCGCCTCCGCGATCCAGTTCACACCCCACGTCGCCCGCCGGGCCACACGCACGACCGTCTTCCAGCGCACGCCGGCGTGGATCGTGCCGCGGGCCGACCGTGACCTGACGGCGGCGGAGCGGTGGCTGTTCCGCAACGTGCCGTTGATCCAGCGGCTGGCCCGCGCCGGCGACTACTGGCTGCGCGAGAGCTACGTGCTGGGCCTGGCGCTGGACCCGCGCCTGCTGGCCGTCGCGGAGCGCGCCGCCCTGCGGCACCTGCACACCCAGGTCCCGGATCCGGCGCTGCGCACGAAACTGAGGCCCGACTATCGGCTGGGCTGCAAGCGCGTGCTGATCAGCAACGACTTCTACCCGACCCTCGCACGGCCCGACGTCGACCTCGTCGCGTCCGGCCTGGCCGAGGTGCGCGGCAGCACCGTCGTCGCAGCCGACGGCACCCGGGTCGAGGTGGACACCATCGTCTTCGGCACCGGCTTCGAGGTGACCCGCCCACCGATCGCCCGGCGCATCCACGCCGGCGACGGGCGCAGCCTCGCCGACGCCTGGGCCGGTGGGATGCGCGCCTACCTCGGCACCCAGGTGGCAGGCTTCCCCAACCTGTTCCTGCTGGTCGGCCCCAACACCGGGCTGGGCCACAACTCGATCGTGTTCATGGCCGAGGCCCAGATCCGCTACCTCGTCGCCGCCATGCACACCATGGCCGAGTCCGCCGTCCCCGCCGTCGACGTGCGCCCCGACGTCGAGGCCGCGTGGGACGAACAGGTCCAGCAGCGCCTGGCCGGCACGGTGTGGACGACCGGCGGCTGCGCGAGCTGGTACCTCGACGCCTCCGGCCGCAACTCCACGCTGTGGCCGCGCTTCACCTGGCAGTTCCGCCGCCGCACCGGGCGGTTCGATCTCGCCGAGCAGCGCGTGGTCAGGCCGACGCCCGCTCCGGCGACGCTTCCTCGGCCGGCGGCACCGCCCGTTCCCGCACCAGCCTCGTGA
- a CDS encoding alpha/beta fold hydrolase: MVTRRTKWAGAATGLASLAGAVATWELTRRRDRRRLLDDPEHDILDAPLPGIGRTVVSADGTRLAVWEAGPVDGPVVVFAHGWGMGVRFWIHQLRDLAVDHRVIAYDQRGHAASGRPTDGDYSADALADDLEAVLRTCVPAGRTALLVGHSMGAMSIVAWANARDGRLEDRAHAAILAQTGVDQLHSTFFAELGVAKLLADTVGARAMTSRLPLPPGPNPVGYRVTAHFAHGQDAPPSAIALTEQLFLDTPADVRSAIGVMMSSLDLTRGVTKLAIPTTVVMGTADRLTPPVHSRRLVAALPNAQLVELEGAGHQAPLERHHEFTRLVRERAVPPAEEASPERASA, translated from the coding sequence ATGGTGACGCGGCGCACGAAGTGGGCCGGTGCGGCGACCGGCCTGGCCAGCCTCGCCGGCGCCGTCGCCACCTGGGAGCTCACCCGCCGGCGGGACCGCCGGCGACTCCTCGACGACCCGGAGCACGACATCCTCGACGCGCCCCTGCCCGGGATCGGCCGCACGGTCGTCTCGGCCGACGGGACGCGGCTGGCGGTGTGGGAGGCCGGCCCCGTCGACGGGCCGGTCGTCGTGTTCGCCCACGGTTGGGGGATGGGGGTCCGGTTCTGGATCCACCAGTTGCGGGACCTGGCCGTCGACCACCGCGTGATCGCCTACGACCAGCGCGGGCACGCCGCCAGCGGCCGCCCGACCGACGGTGACTACTCGGCCGACGCGCTCGCGGACGACCTCGAGGCGGTGCTGCGCACGTGCGTGCCGGCCGGCCGCACGGCGCTGCTGGTCGGCCACTCCATGGGGGCGATGAGCATCGTGGCGTGGGCCAACGCCCGTGACGGCCGGCTGGAGGACCGGGCGCACGCGGCGATCCTGGCGCAAACCGGCGTGGACCAGCTGCACTCGACGTTCTTCGCCGAGCTCGGGGTCGCCAAGCTGCTGGCCGACACGGTCGGCGCCCGGGCGATGACCTCGCGGCTGCCGCTGCCGCCGGGGCCGAACCCGGTCGGCTACCGCGTCACCGCCCACTTCGCCCACGGTCAGGACGCGCCCCCCTCCGCGATCGCGCTGACGGAGCAGCTGTTCCTCGACACGCCCGCCGACGTCCGCTCGGCGATCGGCGTGATGATGAGCTCGCTCGACCTCACCCGCGGGGTCACGAAGCTGGCGATCCCCACGACCGTCGTGATGGGCACCGCGGACCGGCTGACGCCGCCGGTGCACTCGCGCCGGCTGGTCGCCGCCCTGCCGAACGCGCAGCTGGTCGAGCTGGAGGGGGCCGGTCACCAGGCGCCGCTGGAGCGGCACCACGAGTTCACGAGGCTGGTGCGGGAACGGGCGGTGCCGCCGGCCGAGGAAGCGTCGCCGGAGCGGGCGTCGGCCTGA
- a CDS encoding dihydrofolate reductase family protein: MRIVVNEFMSLDGVVQAPGGPQEDTDGGFAHGGWSHPFFDETVMGAAIDDGMSRNEALLFGRRTWQTMAAAWPERSDDRFAERMNSIRKYVVTSTLGDDDLTWANTTRIPGDEAVARIRKLRETEGGDLAVLGSPTLVRTLLSEDLVDELALMIEPVILGGGKRIFPEDGAMRTFELVSAVTAGTGVQICTYRPARRA, encoded by the coding sequence ATGCGCATCGTGGTCAACGAGTTCATGAGCCTGGACGGGGTCGTGCAGGCGCCAGGAGGGCCGCAGGAGGACACCGACGGCGGCTTCGCGCACGGCGGCTGGTCGCACCCGTTCTTCGACGAGACCGTCATGGGCGCCGCCATCGACGACGGCATGTCGCGCAACGAGGCGCTGCTGTTCGGGCGCCGGACCTGGCAGACGATGGCCGCGGCCTGGCCAGAGCGCAGCGACGACCGGTTCGCCGAGCGGATGAACAGCATCCGCAAGTACGTCGTGACCTCCACCCTGGGCGACGACGACCTGACGTGGGCGAACACGACCCGCATCCCGGGTGACGAGGCAGTGGCCCGCATCCGCAAGCTGCGCGAGACCGAAGGTGGCGACCTGGCGGTCCTCGGCAGCCCCACGCTCGTGCGCACGCTGCTGAGCGAGGACCTCGTCGACGAACTCGCACTCATGATCGAGCCGGTGATCCTCGGGGGTGGCAAGCGCATCTTCCCCGAGGACGGCGCCATGCGGACCTTCGAGCTGGTGTCGGCCGTGACCGCCGGCACCGGCGTGCAGATCTGCACCTACCGGCCCGCCCGCCGCGCCTGA
- a CDS encoding DUF2237 family protein, with product MSERNVLGGDLQGCSVEPLTGWFRDGSCRSGPDDVGRHTICAVMTAEFLAHQQSIGNDLTTPRPEFRFPGLSPGDRWCVTAINWLRAHQDGAAAPVVLSATSERTLQLVPLEVLRQHAVDVPDDLRDLGG from the coding sequence ATGAGCGAGCGCAACGTCCTGGGCGGCGACCTGCAGGGATGCAGCGTCGAGCCGCTGACCGGCTGGTTCCGCGACGGCTCGTGCCGCAGCGGCCCCGACGACGTCGGCCGCCACACCATCTGCGCGGTGATGACGGCCGAGTTCCTGGCTCATCAGCAGTCGATCGGCAACGACCTGACGACGCCGCGACCGGAGTTCCGCTTCCCCGGCCTCTCACCGGGCGACCGGTGGTGCGTCACGGCGATCAACTGGCTGCGGGCACACCAGGACGGCGCCGCCGCGCCCGTGGTGCTGTCCGCCACCAGCGAGCGGACCCTGCAGCTCGTCCCGCTGGAGGTGCTGCGCCAGCACGCCGTCGACGTCCCCGACGACCTGCGCGACCTCGGCGGCTGA
- a CDS encoding ThuA domain-containing protein, whose protein sequence is MKFARRRLLVGTTVAALALGIMPGATAVEDTDPFKVLVVGKTTGFRHASIVPATTAIMAMGDAHGFEVDVWDPPSTGVPGGNSPGQPDRTLPSTPFTSAADLAQYETLVFVSTVDGTNSLNPARPTLLDADELAALQGYVRAGGGFAGVHAATDSMHTVPWYGELTGGGARFRSHPANQLADKVVESPAHPSTQMLPPVWHRYDEWYNFFVSPRPSVHVLLNLDESTYGAGSGAMGEDHPIAWCHNFEGGRSWYTAGGHTNESFVTDVLFLEHLLQGILWSAGRVDGGGDCVTFFEVRNLLADLEAAEFDAPAERARQAAAVRNVTSHVDRGEALAEDGDRDGAMRELRTASTLARALGPDAAAGAVLSGKLLDLVAWQQGLADAGM, encoded by the coding sequence GTGAAGTTCGCCAGACGCCGACTCCTGGTCGGCACGACCGTCGCCGCACTCGCACTCGGGATCATGCCCGGCGCGACGGCCGTCGAGGACACCGATCCGTTCAAGGTGCTCGTGGTCGGCAAGACCACGGGCTTCCGACACGCCAGCATCGTCCCCGCCACCACCGCGATCATGGCCATGGGCGACGCCCATGGCTTCGAGGTGGACGTCTGGGACCCGCCGAGCACCGGTGTCCCGGGCGGCAACTCGCCCGGCCAGCCGGACCGGACCCTGCCCAGCACGCCGTTCACCAGCGCCGCGGACCTGGCCCAGTACGAAACGCTGGTGTTCGTGTCCACGGTCGACGGCACGAACAGCCTGAATCCGGCACGGCCGACCCTCCTCGACGCGGACGAGCTCGCCGCGCTGCAGGGCTACGTCCGCGCCGGCGGGGGCTTCGCCGGCGTCCACGCCGCGACCGACTCCATGCACACCGTCCCCTGGTACGGCGAGCTGACGGGCGGGGGCGCGCGGTTCCGCAGCCACCCGGCCAACCAGCTCGCGGACAAGGTCGTCGAGAGCCCGGCGCACCCCTCGACGCAGATGCTGCCGCCCGTCTGGCACCGCTACGACGAGTGGTACAACTTCTTCGTCAGCCCGCGCCCGTCGGTCCACGTCCTGCTGAACCTCGACGAGTCGACCTACGGCGCCGGCTCGGGGGCCATGGGTGAGGACCACCCGATCGCCTGGTGCCACAACTTCGAGGGTGGCCGCTCCTGGTACACGGCGGGTGGCCACACCAACGAGTCGTTCGTCACCGACGTGCTGTTCCTCGAGCACCTGCTGCAGGGCATCCTGTGGTCGGCCGGCCGTGTCGACGGCGGCGGCGACTGCGTGACCTTCTTCGAGGTGCGCAACCTGCTCGCCGACCTCGAGGCCGCCGAGTTCGACGCACCCGCCGAGCGCGCCCGGCAGGCGGCGGCGGTCCGCAACGTCACCAGCCACGTCGACCGGGGCGAGGCCTTGGCCGAGGATGGCGACCGCGACGGCGCGATGCGGGAGCTTCGGACCGCCTCGACCCTGGCGCGGGCGCTGGGCCCGGACGCGGCCGCCGGCGCCGTGCTGTCCGGCAAGCTCCTCGACCTCGTGGCCTGGCAACAGGGCCTCGCGGACGCGGGGATGTGA
- a CDS encoding VWA domain-containing protein, with amino-acid sequence MTDDPTGPSLAERISVAEVAGRFGALLHAAGLPVTPERSGRFAAALQHALPATDEELYWTARVTLLSGHDQVAVFDRVFAQLVGGLVDPADFRGDAAAPAPAHVRPGAPRPSGRTGTPAGEASLPSAATAPGTTGAPDPLREAPMVTVSGRERLRGQDFATLTDVEVAAVHRLVAQLTLAPPPRPSRRRVLSARGDRIDLRTTLARARRTGGDPHHLARRATRTRPRRLVLLCDISGSMEPYARVYLQLLHAAVRACRAEAFVFGTRLTRVTKALRTTSPDLALRQAGRAAPDWSGGTRIGEALRRFLDDHGRRGMARGALVVIVSDGWEHGDAALLAEQMRRLHRLAFRVVWVNPRSASPRYEPLVSGMAAALPFVDVFVSGHSLAALDDVVDAIGAA; translated from the coding sequence ATGACGGACGACCCGACCGGCCCGAGCCTCGCCGAGCGCATCTCCGTCGCCGAGGTGGCCGGCCGCTTCGGTGCCCTGCTGCACGCCGCCGGGCTGCCGGTCACGCCCGAGCGCAGCGGCCGGTTCGCCGCCGCCCTCCAGCACGCGCTGCCGGCCACGGACGAGGAGCTGTACTGGACGGCGCGGGTGACGCTGTTGAGCGGGCACGACCAGGTGGCGGTCTTCGATCGCGTGTTCGCGCAACTCGTGGGCGGGCTGGTCGACCCGGCCGACTTCCGCGGTGATGCCGCCGCCCCGGCTCCGGCACACGTGCGGCCCGGCGCGCCGCGGCCGAGCGGACGCACCGGCACGCCCGCGGGTGAAGCGAGCCTGCCGTCGGCGGCCACGGCACCCGGCACCACCGGGGCGCCGGACCCGCTTCGCGAGGCGCCGATGGTCACCGTCAGCGGCCGCGAGCGCCTGCGCGGCCAGGACTTCGCCACCCTCACCGACGTCGAGGTGGCCGCCGTGCACCGGCTGGTCGCGCAGCTGACCCTGGCACCGCCGCCTCGGCCCTCCCGTCGAAGGGTGCTGTCCGCACGCGGTGACCGGATCGACCTGCGCACGACGCTGGCACGGGCGCGGCGCACCGGCGGCGACCCGCACCACCTCGCCCGACGGGCGACCCGGACCCGGCCGCGCCGGCTCGTGCTGCTGTGCGACATCTCCGGGTCGATGGAGCCCTACGCGCGCGTCTACCTGCAACTGCTCCACGCGGCCGTGCGGGCCTGCCGCGCCGAGGCGTTCGTGTTCGGGACCCGGCTGACCCGGGTGACGAAAGCGCTGCGGACCACCAGCCCCGACCTGGCGTTGCGGCAGGCGGGCCGGGCCGCGCCCGACTGGTCGGGTGGGACACGGATCGGCGAGGCGCTGCGCCGCTTCCTCGACGACCACGGCCGCCGCGGCATGGCCCGCGGGGCGCTGGTGGTGATCGTCAGCGACGGCTGGGAGCACGGCGACGCCGCGCTGCTGGCCGAGCAGATGCGGCGGCTGCACCGGCTCGCGTTCCGCGTGGTGTGGGTCAACCCGCGCTCCGCCAGCCCGCGCTACGAACCGCTGGTGTCCGGGATGGCCGCCGCGTTGCCGTTCGTCGACGTGTTCGTCTCCGGCCACTCGCTGGCCGCGCTGGACGACGTGGTCGATGCGATCGGCGCGGCCTGA